Sequence from the Phragmites australis chromosome 11, lpPhrAust1.1, whole genome shotgun sequence genome:
ATGACCAGATACCAGATGTATTGGGCGAAGTTCTATATCAAACCATTTATGTGTATGTTAAGACCTTATAATTTAGGTAGTAGCTGAGTCCTATATATGTAGGTGTAGAAGACAATTTTATCACATATGTAATACATGGGTGAATTATTTTTCACGActttacacaaaaaaaaatgagttttaAATGTAAGTATCATAATAAAATATGTTATACATTGTATGTCGCATCATCCTATTAGCATTTGATTATAGTGCACTGAAGCCGATACAAGacaatgaaagaaaataagCCCAGTTAGCTGCACGAAGAGTGAAACAACTAATCAACCAGGGCAAACTTTTGGtggattttttctaaaaaagaaaaaaatcatgtaaGATTTTTTGCAATTTTACTTTCACGAAAAGAAGCAAAAAGACACCTCTTTTTAAGGTGAGCGTATCCAATCTGGACCAGAAGAGGCAGCAGCAAACCGGATCGGGCACTAACCCAGGTCCGGATCCAACCCTAGCCACATAAACAAACACGCAAACCCCTAATCATCCTCAAATTTAGacgaaagaaacaaaaaaaactcGTTTAAATCTCGCCCTTAATCGGCCCAATCCCCACCTCGCCTCGCGTTCTCTCCCTTCCCACtaagccgcagccgcagccggaGCCCGAGAGGCATCCACCTCCacggttccgccgccgcctcaccTCGCTGCCCGAAGCCATCTCCCCCATCGAATCCCCACCTACCCttccccgcccccgccgcgcccATTCGCCTCGATCCGGCGCTGGTCTGGAGGGTTCCTCctcccgcccccgccccccctcCGGGCTTCCTGCTGAATCTCGCGGCTTCCCGGGGCCCGGGCCATGGATTTGTTTGCCTCGTTGGCCGCCGAGGAGCGGTGTCTGTACCCGGCGTTCCTCGCCATGTACGCCGCCATCTACTGCGTCGGCCACGCCGTGTTCCGGCGGTGGGCGCCGCGGCAGCGGCTGGACGGCGCCAGCTGCCTCATCTCGCTCTTCCACGGCACCCCCGCCGCActagccgccgccgcggccatcCTCGCGCAGCCCCCCGCGGCACGGAGCTTCGCTGCGCCCAATACCACCCTACAGGGCCACGTCCTCGACTACAGCGTCGCCTACTTCACCATGGACCTGCTCCACTACCTCGCCTTCCTGCCCGGGGACTACCTCTTCATCGCGCACCACCTCGCCACGCTCTTCGTCTTCCTCACCTGCCGCTACCTCGTCCGCCACGGCGCCTTCgcgctcctcgtcctcctcgtgCTCGCCGAGGCCACCAGCCTGCTGCAGAACGTCTGGACACTCGCCGGGATCTGGCGGGACCAGTCCCCCGCAGCCGCACGCGTGTACGGCGTCCTGTCGCCGCCCTTCTACGTGCTGTACACGCTCGTCAGGGGCGTCGCCGGCCCGCTCTTCTTGCTCAAGATGAGCGTTTTCTACCTGTCCGGGCAGGCCGTCGACGTCATCCCGTGGTGGGTGCGGATCTCTTGGATCGCCGTTGTCGGCACCGCCATAGCGGTGAGCAACCTGTGGATTTGGAACCTCTGGAAGGAGCTTTTCAGTGAACGGAAGCAAGTCGTGGCAAAGAAAGCCACATAGCTCTAACTCTGACCATGTACGGTGTACCATGTAGCAGCTGAATCTTTCAAAGTTGCTGCGACAATCGACacggatgatgaggatgattgTTTTGATGATCTGGTAAAAGCTGATCTCGGATGACATTGGTGGAGAATGCTTATCTGTAAGATATCTCTTCattctttcattgaaaaatcAGGTCAGAAAACTAGTTTA
This genomic interval carries:
- the LOC133885816 gene encoding TLC domain-containing protein At5g14285-like, encoding MDLFASLAAEERCLYPAFLAMYAAIYCVGHAVFRRWAPRQRLDGASCLISLFHGTPAALAAAAAILAQPPAARSFAAPNTTLQGHVLDYSVAYFTMDLLHYLAFLPGDYLFIAHHLATLFVFLTCRYLVRHGAFALLVLLVLAEATSLLQNVWTLAGIWRDQSPAAARVYGVLSPPFYVLYTLVRGVAGPLFLLKMSVFYLSGQAVDVIPWWVRISWIAVVGTAIAVSNLWIWNLWKELFSERKQVVAKKAT